From the Lolium rigidum isolate FL_2022 chromosome 2, APGP_CSIRO_Lrig_0.1, whole genome shotgun sequence genome, one window contains:
- the LOC124691819 gene encoding probable receptor-like protein kinase At1g80640 yields the protein MGSMRASPLPLLASSIFFFFFFLLLPLLCSPVAADGGTTPTVASPPSSAVAAGAAVGDLASSNGGAAVPPAAAPAAPLVEVKHHHLRRELIIAIALASIAGVAIVLAALYAGIVWQRYRRAPDDFKDTQSTDTARIALVPILNNFNSFKSSKKCLVAMMEYTSLEKATGNFSDTNVLGVGGFGCVYKANFDGGFVAAVKRLGGEDQEYEKEFENELDLLQRIRHSNIVSLVGFCIHEDNRFIVYELMENGSLETQLHGPSHGSALSWHIRMKIALDTARGLEYLHEHCSPPIIHRDLKSSNILLDSDFNAKISDFGLAVSSGNRSKGNLKLSGTLGYVPPEYLLDGKLTEKSDVYAFGVVLLELLLGRRPIEKMAPSQCQSIVTWAMPQLIDRSKLPTIIDPVIKNTMDLKHLYQVAAVAVLCVQPEPSYRPLITDVLHSLIPLVPMELGGTLRATLESPRVSQHRSPC from the exons ATGGGGTCAATGCGGGCGTCTCCATTGCCGCTTCTtgcctcctccatcttcttcttcttcttcttcttgctgctGCCGCTGCTGTGCTCCCCGGTCGCGGCCGATGGGGGAACCACGCCGACCGTGGCCTCTCCCCCTTCTTCCGCGGTGGCTGCAGGCGCTGCCGTCGGCGACCTCGCCTCCTCtaacggcggcgccgccgtgcctcCGGCGGCTGCGCCAGCTGCTCCCCTTG TGGAGGTGAAGCACCATCATTTACGCAGGGAGCTTATCATCGCCATCGCCCTTGCCTCCATTGCCGGCGTGGCAATCGTCCTGGCCGCCCTGTATGCCGGCATCGTGTGGCAGCGATATCGCCGAGCCCCGGATGATTTCAAGGACACCCAGAGCACAG ATACTGCCAGGATTGCATTGGTGCCCATCTTGAACAACTTCAACTCATTCAAGTCTAGCAAGAAGTGCCTCGTGGCGATGATGGAGTACACCTCGTTGGAAAAGGCGACGGGGAATTTCAGCGACACCAACGTGCTCGGAGTCGGCGGGTTCGGGTGCGTGTACAAGGCCAATTTTGATGGAGGGTTTGTCGCTGCCGTGAAAAGGTTGGGGGgtgaggatcaggagtacgagAAGGAATTTGAG AATGAGCTAGATTTGCTTCAGAGGATTCGGCATTCAAATATAGTGTCCCTTGTGGGCTTCTGCATTCATGAGGATAACCGCTTCATCGTGTATGAGCTAATGGAGAATGGATCATTGGAAACACAGCTTCATG GCCCATCACATGGATCAGCTCTAAGTTGGCACATCCGGATGAAGATTGCTCTTGACACAGCAAG GGGATTAGAATATCTTCATGAGCACTGCAGTCCACCAATTATCCACAGGGATCTGAAGTCATCTAACATACTTTTGGATTCAGATTTCAATGCCAAG ATTTCAGATTTCGGCCTTGCAGTGTCAAGTGGAAATCGCAGCAAAGGTAATCTGAAGCTTTCCGGAACTTTGGGGTATGTTCCTCCTGAGTACTTATTAGACG GGAAGTTGACAGAGAAGAGCGATGTATATGCGTTCGGAGTAGTACTTCTTGAGCTTTTGTTGGGAAGGAGGCCAATTGAGAAGATGGCCCCATCTCAATGCCAATCAATTGTTACATGG GCCATGCCTCAGCTGATTGACAGATCAAAGCTCCCAACCATAATTGACCCCGTGATTAAGAACACGATGGACCTGAAGCACTTGTACCAA GTTGCTGCAGTGGCTGTGCTCTGTGTGCAGCCAGAACCAAGTTATAGGCCACTAATCACAGATGTGCTCCACTCTCTGATTCCCCTGGTGCCCATGGAGCTCGGAGGGACACTGAGGGCCACCTTGGAATCGCCTCGCGTATCACAACATCGTTCTCCCTGCtga